The Flavobacterium johnsoniae genomic sequence CAATGCAGTTTAAAAACATTAGTTCGCAAATTCCTTTTCCGGTTTCAGACGAAAACGTAGACATGAAATCTGCTAATACTGCTTACGGAATTGCAGGCTGGTTAAATAACGGAAATACGGTAGTTTTATACGATCAGTTTGATTTGTGGGCAATCGATCTTACGAATCAAAAAAAGGCTTATTCTCTGAGTCAAGGTTACGGAAGAAAAAACAAAGTTGAACTTCGCTATGGTGAAGAAGGTTTTATTGGTAATTTAGATCAAAAGAAAACAGTTACTTTAGTTGGTTTTGATTTCGATCATAAATCCAATGGCGTTTACAGATTAATCAACAATAATTCGGTAACAAAAATATTTGCCAATCCAGATTACAATGTTCGCGTTGAAGCCGTTTCTGGAGATAATTCAAGTGTTTTATTTTCAAAATCAAGCTATACTATTTTTCCTGATTTGTGGTGGGGAACTTCTAGTTTTGGATCACAGTCTAGAATGACAGATATCAATCCGCAGCAAAAAGAATATGCTTGGGGAACTACAAAGGTATTGACTTGGAAAAGTTTTAACGGAAAAGAAAATCAAGGAAATCTATATCTTCCAGACAATTATGATAGCAAAAAAACATATCCTGTAATTGTTCATTTCTACGAAAAACACACAACCGATTTTAATACGTATCAATTGCCAGAAGTAAGTTCTTCTAATATTAATATTCCAAGTTACTTAAGCAGAGGTTATATCGTTTTTCAACCAGACGTACATTATGTTTATGGCGATGTTGGAAACAGCGTTTACAATGACGTAATGAGCGGAGTTGAATATTTAATTGCAAATGGCATTACCGAAAAAGGAAAAATCGGAATTCAAGGACATAGTTTTGGAGGTTACGAAACTTCTTTCTTAACAACTAAAACAGATCTTTTCACTTGTGCGATTGTAGGTTCTGGCGTAAGTAATTTTACGGCAAATTATCCTGTAATGCGATCAAATGGTATTTCGACTATGTTTAAATACGAAGCCGATCAATATCGTATGGGAAGTTCGATGCACGATAATCTTGACGGATACATTAAAAACTCGCCTTTATTTTCTGCGAAAAGCATCAAAACACCAATTTTGATTTTCCATAATGATAACGACCGTGCAGTTCCTTATCAAGAAGGACAATCTTTATTCTTTGCACTTCGTCGTTTAGGAAAACCTGCTTTATTAGTGAATTACAAAAAAGAAGGACATACTTTAGACGATGCCGCAAACAGAAAAGACTGGACAATCAAAATGCAACAATATTTTGATTACTACTTAAAAAGTTCAGCAAAACCAGACTGGATGTAATTTAATGCTTAAAAATTAGACGCGGATTTTACGGATTCGCTATCGCGAAGACGCGGATAAAAACGGATTTAATTTAAAAAAAAATCTGTGTAAATCCGCGTCTTCGCAAGGCGAATCTGTTTAATCCGTGTTCCATTACAACTGTTTTTTGAAGATTTCAAATAAACAGCAGGGACTTTTTATACCTTTTTCAAACTAAAATTCAATCAAAAAAAGAACAATAACTATCAAAAATGAAAGCAAAATTAATTTTAGCGCATTTCTTATTTCTGGCTTTAACTCAGGTTTCGGCGCAGTTTAAAACCACTTTTCCGTTACCCAAAGAAGTGGTACACGGAACATTGCCAAACGGAATGCAGTATTTTATTATGCATAACGAATGGCCAAAAGACAGAGCCGATTTGTATTTCGTGCAAAATGTTGGAGCAATTCTAGAAAACGACGATCAGGACGGATTAGCGCACTTCTTAGAACACATGGCTTTTAACGGAACGGAACATTTTAAAGGAAAAGGCATCATCAATATGCTCGAAAAGCAAGGTGTTTCTTTTGGGAAAGATATCAATGCTTATACGGCTTATGACGAAACGGTTTATAACATCAGTAACGTTCCTGCGGACAATAAAACCTTATTAGATTCTTGTATGTACGTGTTGCATGATTGGTCTGGATCTCTGCTTTTGGCAAATAATGAAATTGATGCCGAAAGAGGTGTAATTCGTGAAGAATGGCGTACGAGAAGAAATGCAGATTACAGAGCGGGAGAAAAAATTGACAAAGTAGTTTTTGCAGGTTCTAAATATGCAAAACGAAATGTAATTGGAGATTTGAATGTTATCAATAATTTCAAATATCAGGTTTTAAGAGATTATTATAAAAAATGGTATCAACCGCAAAATCAGGCTGTCGTGATCGTAGGGGACATCGATACGGCTTTAATCGAAAAAAGGGTTAAAGAGATTTTCGGTTCGATACCAACTCCAAAGAAAATCAACAAAAGAGAATACGAAAAAATTCCTGTTCAAAAAGAAAACCGTTACGTTCTGGCAACAGACAAAGAATTACAGCGTTCGGGAATTTCACTTTCATACACTCAGTCAA encodes the following:
- a CDS encoding alpha/beta hydrolase family protein — translated: MKKIVLLCALALGAHSLSAQKKAVDESAYQSWKRINSKALSYNGKWMSYTTVFQDEEKENNKQIIIQEAPKGKRLVLENISDLKFIGKKDWIQYSKNDSTLLQNLKTGAKKLWKSKHYTNPLEGTDFLYYTRPETPKGQIFLQRLVCYNLESNDSIFVNNIKSSRFLKNKSIVYLQVEKDQIFLKHGTIGGKQETVYSGKASDFGDFQLNDKENGGTFTLKGSNSSEFNMVYYFNLNTNSTKALFNYDEIALNDPNFSISKTAYGLNENAQFISLLINSNKRPENTQIAKSNVEIWKSNQGTMERRQELLRSSKTLPSEQKFIYDIQNKKVIKVASTGEFDQVLIPESGNFKGVFAIDKKPYTVEVDWTFNERSDIYWIDAETGKSTKVLTGVFGGISWNPQGSFAVMYDEKQKVWTVFDSDSMQFKNISSQIPFPVSDENVDMKSANTAYGIAGWLNNGNTVVLYDQFDLWAIDLTNQKKAYSLSQGYGRKNKVELRYGEEGFIGNLDQKKTVTLVGFDFDHKSNGVYRLINNNSVTKIFANPDYNVRVEAVSGDNSSVLFSKSSYTIFPDLWWGTSSFGSQSRMTDINPQQKEYAWGTTKVLTWKSFNGKENQGNLYLPDNYDSKKTYPVIVHFYEKHTTDFNTYQLPEVSSSNINIPSYLSRGYIVFQPDVHYVYGDVGNSVYNDVMSGVEYLIANGITEKGKIGIQGHSFGGYETSFLTTKTDLFTCAIVGSGVSNFTANYPVMRSNGISTMFKYEADQYRMGSSMHDNLDGYIKNSPLFSAKSIKTPILIFHNDNDRAVPYQEGQSLFFALRRLGKPALLVNYKKEGHTLDDAANRKDWTIKMQQYFDYYLKSSAKPDWM